In the Flagellimonas sp. MMG031 genome, one interval contains:
- a CDS encoding VCBS repeat-containing protein: MPNHSLFYQLVSLILVLLLGSCKKERPISQEEQLYQTYCASCHLPPKIDALPKHMWKNSVLPAMMELMDVEGMYQDPEWEPTGFRPQISLGDWAKLQRYILANAPEQLESIPMPKADTLMQFASQPFMVDSLNGGMVTYLEFKNEPNQVYFGDLEGRLGYFDFTTKKVTQMFQGASPVTWFNEKDSIQFINEVGIIHPSEQKKGILFRKIPSDTTTITKDLHRPVHALMEDLNGDGHQELVVSEFGNKTGKLSLFKLNKSGAYEKEVLLNLPGAIKTVAKDMDNDGKLDIVALMTQSRESITVFYQTADLVFEPRNILEFSPIYGTSWFELVDYNGDGLDDIITVHGDNADISYVHKPYHGMRIFLNKGGNVYEEAYFYPLYGATRVLSRDFDQDGDIDFAVISTFPDYSTFPERSFVYLENNNSADFDFTTNILEDPSLARWFLMDASDVDNDGDEDIVLSSLTFGFTPVPEILTERWNTNNVDLLLLENLLH, from the coding sequence ATGCCAAACCATTCTTTATTTTATCAACTTGTAAGCTTGATTCTTGTTTTATTGCTGGGGTCCTGCAAAAAGGAGAGACCTATAAGTCAAGAAGAGCAGCTATACCAAACCTACTGTGCCAGCTGCCATCTGCCGCCCAAAATAGATGCATTGCCCAAGCACATGTGGAAAAACTCGGTGTTGCCCGCCATGATGGAGCTCATGGACGTGGAGGGCATGTACCAAGACCCGGAATGGGAGCCAACGGGTTTTCGGCCTCAAATAAGCTTGGGCGACTGGGCCAAACTACAGCGTTATATCTTGGCGAACGCCCCTGAACAATTGGAAAGCATACCAATGCCCAAGGCCGATACGCTAATGCAATTTGCTTCCCAACCTTTTATGGTAGATTCCCTAAATGGGGGGATGGTAACCTATCTAGAGTTTAAAAATGAACCAAATCAAGTGTATTTTGGGGATTTGGAGGGTAGGTTGGGTTATTTTGATTTTACCACCAAAAAAGTGACCCAAATGTTTCAAGGAGCAAGTCCTGTAACATGGTTTAACGAAAAGGATTCTATCCAATTTATCAATGAAGTTGGTATCATTCATCCGTCCGAACAGAAAAAAGGTATATTGTTTCGGAAGATCCCTTCGGACACCACAACGATAACCAAGGACCTGCATCGACCCGTACACGCCTTGATGGAAGATTTAAATGGAGATGGACATCAAGAATTGGTCGTGAGCGAATTTGGAAACAAAACCGGTAAACTGTCCCTATTCAAGCTGAATAAGAGTGGAGCATACGAAAAAGAGGTGCTGCTGAATTTACCAGGAGCTATCAAAACCGTGGCAAAGGATATGGATAATGATGGGAAATTGGATATTGTTGCCTTAATGACCCAAAGCAGGGAAAGCATCACTGTTTTTTATCAGACCGCAGATTTGGTTTTTGAACCGAGAAATATTTTGGAATTTAGTCCCATTTATGGAACCAGTTGGTTTGAGTTGGTGGATTACAACGGAGATGGCTTGGACGATATTATCACCGTACATGGCGACAACGCCGATATTTCCTATGTGCACAAACCATATCATGGAATGCGCATCTTTCTGAATAAGGGTGGCAATGTATATGAAGAAGCCTATTTTTACCCACTTTATGGTGCCACAAGAGTACTCTCCCGTGATTTTGACCAGGATGGGGACATCGATTTTGCCGTAATCAGCACCTTTCCGGATTATTCGACCTTTCCCGAGCGAAGTTTTGTCTACCTGGAAAACAACAATAGCGCTGACTTCGATTTTACCACCAACATTTTGGAAGACCCTTCCTTGGCCCGATGGTTTTTGATGGATGCTTCGGATGTGGATAATGATGGTGACGAAGATATTGTGCTAAGTTCCTTAACTTTTGGATTTACACCTGTTCCCGAAATATTGACCGAAAGATGGAATACCAATAATGTGGACCTTCTTTTATTGGAAAACCTATTGCATTGA